The Mangifera indica cultivar Alphonso chromosome 8, CATAS_Mindica_2.1, whole genome shotgun sequence genome has a window encoding:
- the LOC123224535 gene encoding probable plastid-lipid-associated protein 11, chloroplastic isoform X1, translating to MGSCTCFLLLPISLKPANSNPNSDFSKRQHFRASKITCSSITAKSQFAKRELLNLISDQERGLKTQKDPTKLSAIIKAIDSMAVIGRDMVTTDGSLSATWRLLWTTEKEQLFIIEKAYLFGTQAGDVLQVIDVEKGVLNNVITFPPDGVFFVRSDIEIASPQRVNFRFTSAVLRGKSWEIPLPPFGEGCEGYQGRLFSCELRSLCLDRVDLYGDFTFCSTSQLRVLNV from the exons ATGGGTTCCTGTACATGTTTTCTCCTCCTCCCAATTTCTTTGAAGCCTGCAAATTCAAACCCTAACTCTGACTTTTCAAAACGACAACACTTTCGCGCTTCAAAAATCACCTGCTCGTCTATAACGGCCAAATCACAATTTGCTAAACGGGAACTGCTCAATCTTATCTCCGATCAAGAACGAGGCCTTAAAACGCAAAAAGATCCCACCAAGCTTTCCGCAATCATCAAAGCTATCGATTCCATGGCTGTTATTGGAAGAGATATGGTCACCACCGATGGCTCCCTCTCTGCCACGTGGCGGTTGCTCTGGACCACTGAGAAAGAACAACTATTCATCATCGAGAAAGCCTATTTGTTTGGAACTCAAGCCGGTGACGTTTTGCAGGTAATTGATGTGGAAAAGGGGGTTCTGAACAATGTAATTACTTTTCCACCAGATGGGGTTTTCTTTGTAAGGTCGGATATTGAAATTGCTTCTCCCCAGAGAGTGAATTTCAG ATTTACCAGCGCAGTTTTGCGGGGAAAAAGTTGGGAAATTCCGTTGCCACCATTTGGGGAAGGCTG TGAAGGATATCAGGGGAGATTATTTAGTTGTGAACTGCGCTCCTTATGCTTGGACAGAGTAGATTTATATGGTGACTTCACCTTTTGCTCTACTTCACAGTTACGGGTGTTGAAT GTTTGA
- the LOC123222797 gene encoding LOW QUALITY PROTEIN: squamosa promoter-binding-like protein 8 (The sequence of the model RefSeq protein was modified relative to this genomic sequence to represent the inferred CDS: deleted 2 bases in 1 codon) — protein MLDYQWGNPETIMLTGDEPTQEPSQTHFTSQQSFTDNNFFPQPPSNNTFYHHQHPHNAPSLFDPRAYGGASPYAPSHHPSMLSMDQVSSGGGGGYFVFPKSEEVSRPIDFASRIGLNLGGRTYFSSADDDFVNRLYRRSRPGEPGLSNSPRCQAQGCNADLTQAKHYHRRHKVCEFHSKASTVIAAGLTQRFCQQCSRFHLLSEFDNGKRSCRKRLADHNRRRRKSQQQQQQPEGQKPQLLETAACNSSENLARSPPDSGVHSSSSVIVAVSPPRMALDCFKQRPCQANAVSSSSASQSSLFFSTG, from the exons ATGTTGGACTATCAATGGGGAAACCCAGAGACAATTATGTTAACTGGAGATGAACCCACTCAAGAACCAAGCCAAACCCACTTCACCTCTCAACAATCCTTCACTGACAACAACTTCTTTCCTCAACCGCCTTCTAACAACACCTTCTACCACCATCAACATCCCCATAATGCTCCTTCACTCTTTGATCCACGCGCATATGGCGGCGCGTCCCCCTACGCTCCCTCACACCACCCCAGTATGCTTTCCATGGACCAGGTGTCTAGTGGAGGTGGAGGCGGTTACTTTGTTTTCCCCAAAAGTGAAGAAGTTTCTCGACCAATCGATTTTGCTTCGAGGATTGGGTTGAACTTGGGTGGAAGAACTTACTTCTCTTCAGCTGATGATGATTTTGTGAACCGGCTTTACCGTAGGTCCAGGCCAGGCGAACCCGGTCTTTCTAACTCGCCCAGGTGCCAAGCCCAGGGCTGTAATGCCGATCTGACCCAGGCTAAGCATTACCACCGTCGTCACAAGGTCTGCGAGTTCCACTCCAAGGCCTCCACCGTGATTGCTGCTGGGTTGACTCAGCGTTTCTGCCAACAATGTagcag attcCATCTTCTCTCGGAGTTCGATAATGGAAAACGCAGCTGTAGAAAGAGATTGGCAGATCACAATCGTAGAAGGCGGAAATctcagcaacaacaacaacaa ccAGAAGGTCAAAAGCCACAGCTGCTTGAAACTGCAGCTTGCAATTCGTCTGAGAATCTtgcaa GGTCCCCTCCAGATTCAGGAGTTCATTCGTCATCATCGGTCATAGTTGCTGTATCACCGCCACGAATGGCATTGGATTGTTTCAAGCAAAGACCTTGCCAAGCAAATGCAGTTTCTTCATCTTCAGCTTCACAAAGTTCACTTTTTTTCTCTACTGGATAA
- the LOC123223143 gene encoding uncharacterized protein LOC123223143, with product MVDVQTVCCMCGDVGFPDKLFRCNKCRNRFQHSYCSNYSSEYAESIEMCDWCHTEQRCSRHGSSSKKSSSVYATGISSRSEYSGEKIKQQDREASADKGKNPSGTPSPRSTTRRYKLLKDVMC from the exons ATGGTGGATGTTCAAACTGTTTGTTGCATGTGCGGCGACGTTGGTTTCCCTGACAAGCTCTTTCGTTGTAACAAATGCCGCAATCGCTTTCAACATTC GTATTGCAGTAACTACTCCAGCGAATATGCTGAATCAATAGAGATGTGTGATTGGTGCCACACTGAACAAAGATGCTCAAGGCATGGCAGCTCTTCCAAGAAATCTTCCAGCGTATATGCAACGGGCATCTCAAGCCGATCCGAATATTCGGGTGAGAAAATCAAGCAACAAGATCGTGAAGCGAGCGCCGACAAGGGAAAGAATCCGAGTGGTACGCCTTCTCCACGGTCTACAACGCGCAGGTACAAGCTTCTCAAGGATGTCATGTGTTAA
- the LOC123224535 gene encoding probable plastid-lipid-associated protein 11, chloroplastic isoform X2, translated as MGSCTCFLLLPISLKPANSNPNSDFSKRQHFRASKITCSSITAKSQFAKRELLNLISDQERGLKTQKDPTKLSAIIKAIDSMAVIGRDMVTTDGSLSATWRLLWTTEKEQLFIIEKAYLFGTQAGDVLQVIDVEKGVLNNVITFPPDGVFFVRSDIEIASPQRVNFRFTSAVLRGKSWEIPLPPFGEGWFESVYVDDDIRIAKDIRGDYLVVNRAPYKWKE; from the exons ATGGGTTCCTGTACATGTTTTCTCCTCCTCCCAATTTCTTTGAAGCCTGCAAATTCAAACCCTAACTCTGACTTTTCAAAACGACAACACTTTCGCGCTTCAAAAATCACCTGCTCGTCTATAACGGCCAAATCACAATTTGCTAAACGGGAACTGCTCAATCTTATCTCCGATCAAGAACGAGGCCTTAAAACGCAAAAAGATCCCACCAAGCTTTCCGCAATCATCAAAGCTATCGATTCCATGGCTGTTATTGGAAGAGATATGGTCACCACCGATGGCTCCCTCTCTGCCACGTGGCGGTTGCTCTGGACCACTGAGAAAGAACAACTATTCATCATCGAGAAAGCCTATTTGTTTGGAACTCAAGCCGGTGACGTTTTGCAGGTAATTGATGTGGAAAAGGGGGTTCTGAACAATGTAATTACTTTTCCACCAGATGGGGTTTTCTTTGTAAGGTCGGATATTGAAATTGCTTCTCCCCAGAGAGTGAATTTCAG ATTTACCAGCGCAGTTTTGCGGGGAAAAAGTTGGGAAATTCCGTTGCCACCATTTGGGGAAGGCTG GTTTGAATCTGTTTACGTAGATGATGACATTCGAATTGCGAAGGATATTCGTGGAGATTATTTAGTTGTCAATCGTGCTCCATACAAATGGAAAGAGTGA
- the LOC123222512 gene encoding RGS1-HXK1-interacting protein 1: protein MVAVAESSDGENPNSSRPTDFVIRSETLENVARWIEYSVQQAMIYQKTLEESIDSATQTFRSRLSQIRLTASAHFHQTIDSLQDFKSEYAVYESLLFGKVKEGIDVAASHPLTTSGVAIGLGSVALKGPRRFLYYNTLRLLMSEETLTSRADAKVRELRQSIDRLKAESEKLERVASVAEDEFVRGRMKLRQAGKQIQGVIRSAHKIERQAAGLKDILGELPRREASRFRSHVSNLASEAKRESNALTKEVAKISNYGISV from the exons ATGGTAGCCGTAGCAGAATCGTCAGATGGAGAGAATCCAAACTCGTCACGGCCTACTGATTTTGTTATAAGATCGGAAACCCTAGAAAATGTCGCTCGATGGATCGAGTACTCAGTGCAGCAAGCTATGATTTATCAAAAGACTCTTGAAGAGTCGATCGATTCTGCAACCCAAACCTTCAGATCTCGCCTTTCTCAAATTCGTCTCACTGCTTCTGCTCATTTTCATCAAACCATC GACTCTCTTCAAGATTTTAAATCCGAGTACGCTGTTTATGAGAGCCTCCTCTTTGGAAAGGTTAAAG AGGGTATTGATGTTGCAGCTTCTCATCCATTGACTACGAGCGGAGTTGCCATTGGTTTGGGATCTGTTGCATTGAAGG GGCCAAGACGTTTCTTGTATTACAACACCCTGCGTCTTTTGATGAGTGAAGAG ACCTTGACTTCAAGAGCTGATGCTAAAGTAAGGGAATTGCGGCAATCAATTGACCGCCTGAAGGCTGAAAGTGAGAAATTGGAG AGGGTAGCATCAGTAGCAGAAGATGAGTTTGTTCGTGGAAGGATGAAACTCAG ACAAGCAGGCAAGCAGATCCAAGGTGTGATTCGTTCGGCtcataaaattgaaagacaagcAGCAG GCTTGAAAGATATTCTTGGAGAACTCCCTAGAAGAGAAGCATCTAGATTTCGGTCACAT GTTTCCAACCTTGCTTCTGAGGCAAAACGAGAAAGCAATGCTTTAACAAAGGAGGTTGCAAAAATCAGTAATTATGGAATCTCTGTCTGA